One genomic window of Desulfovibrio subterraneus includes the following:
- a CDS encoding 2-isopropylmalate synthase, translating to MSDKVFIFDTTLRDGEQSPGATMNIREKIRLARQLEILGVDIMEAGFPAASQGDFEAVKAIAETIKDVQVAGLCRAIQPDIDRCWEAIKGAADPRIHTFVATSPVHMQYKLRKSPEQVIEMAREAVKRAANYTSNVEFSAEDASRSDWDFLARVVETAIDAGATTINIPDTVGYAQPQEFGEMISYVMNKASNSHKAIFSVHCHNDLGLAVANTLAALKAGARQAEVTISGIGERAGNASLEEVIMAMRTRSGYYQLENRIQTEQLFPTCRLLSMIIGQPIPPYKAIVGPNAFAHESGIHQDGMLKNRETYEIMTPESVGRLKTEIVLGKHSGRNAIKGKVEELGYRLDDEQIQVVFEAIKGLADKKEKVYDEDVEAIILEEVFRIPDNYRLKHLSVQASDVGVPPSSAVVMEVNGEDRQHTTFGVGPIDAVFNAIAQIVGRNPQLKRYSVNAITGGSDAQGEVTVRLEENGKETVGRGSAPDIIVASARAYLNALNRLAKKEQEDK from the coding sequence ATGTCTGACAAGGTTTTCATCTTCGATACCACCCTGCGTGATGGCGAGCAGTCCCCCGGTGCAACCATGAACATCCGCGAGAAGATCCGTCTCGCACGCCAGTTGGAAATTCTTGGCGTAGACATCATGGAAGCCGGATTCCCTGCCGCCAGCCAGGGCGATTTTGAAGCCGTAAAGGCCATTGCAGAGACCATCAAGGACGTGCAGGTGGCGGGCCTTTGCCGTGCCATCCAGCCGGACATCGACCGCTGCTGGGAAGCCATCAAAGGCGCGGCCGATCCCCGCATTCACACTTTTGTCGCCACCAGCCCCGTGCACATGCAGTACAAGCTGCGCAAGTCGCCGGAGCAGGTGATCGAAATGGCCCGCGAGGCAGTCAAGCGCGCGGCCAACTACACCTCGAACGTGGAATTCTCGGCCGAAGACGCCTCGCGCTCCGACTGGGATTTTCTCGCCCGCGTGGTGGAAACCGCCATTGATGCAGGTGCCACCACCATCAATATTCCCGATACCGTGGGCTATGCCCAGCCTCAGGAATTCGGCGAGATGATCTCCTACGTCATGAACAAGGCTTCCAACAGCCACAAGGCCATCTTCAGCGTGCACTGCCACAACGACCTCGGCCTTGCCGTTGCCAACACGCTGGCCGCGCTCAAGGCAGGCGCACGGCAGGCAGAGGTGACCATCAGCGGCATAGGCGAACGTGCAGGCAACGCCTCGCTGGAAGAAGTGATCATGGCCATGCGCACCCGCTCCGGCTACTACCAGCTGGAAAACCGCATCCAGACCGAGCAGCTCTTCCCCACCTGCCGCCTGCTCTCCATGATCATCGGCCAGCCCATTCCGCCCTACAAGGCCATCGTGGGCCCCAACGCCTTCGCGCATGAATCCGGCATCCATCAGGACGGCATGCTCAAGAACCGCGAAACCTACGAGATCATGACGCCCGAATCCGTCGGCCGCCTGAAAACCGAGATCGTGCTCGGCAAGCACTCCGGCCGCAACGCCATCAAGGGCAAGGTGGAAGAGCTCGGCTACAGGCTGGATGACGAACAGATTCAGGTCGTGTTCGAAGCCATCAAGGGCCTCGCAGACAAGAAGGAAAAGGTATACGATGAGGATGTGGAAGCCATCATCCTCGAAGAGGTTTTCCGCATTCCGGACAACTACCGCCTGAAGCACCTTTCCGTGCAGGCCAGCGACGTGGGCGTGCCGCCCTCCTCTGCCGTGGTCATGGAAGTGAACGGTGAAGACAGGCAGCACACCACCTTCGGTGTCGGCCCCATTGATGCGGTGTTCAACGCCATTGCCCAGATTGTGGGACGCAATCCGCAACTCAAGCGCTACTCGGTGAACGCCATTACCGGCGGCAGCGATGCGCAGGGCGAAGTAACCGTACGCCTTGAAGAAAATGGCAAGGAAACCGTGGGACGCGGTTCCGCCCCCGATATTATCGTAGCCAGTGCGCGCGCCTATCTGAACGCGCTCAACCGGCTCGCCAAGAAGGAACAGGAGGACAAATAG
- the pssA gene encoding CDP-diacylglycerol--serine O-phosphatidyltransferase has translation MSEQRKTPRKSVYILPNLFTTASLFSGFMGMIWAADGNFEMCAVAILFSALMDGLDGKVARLTNTASEFGVQYDSLADCSAFCVIPAFMMYQWQLHAFGRLGIAVAFLFAACGALRLARFNVSTAVTPKKFFIGLPSPAGGCTLATMVFFAPYLPEGFAPYFPAFALGTTFVAAFLMVSRVRYASFKEYGFLKAHPFSSMVSAILLFVLIISEPKLLGFLVIAGYIISGPIYTFLFLSRRSSKLLGDLSTGHSE, from the coding sequence ATGAGCGAACAGCGCAAAACTCCTCGAAAGAGCGTTTACATCCTCCCGAATCTCTTCACCACTGCAAGCCTTTTCTCCGGCTTCATGGGAATGATTTGGGCGGCTGATGGCAATTTCGAGATGTGCGCCGTAGCCATTCTGTTCTCCGCCCTCATGGACGGACTGGACGGAAAGGTAGCCCGCCTGACCAATACCGCCAGTGAATTCGGGGTGCAGTACGACTCTTTGGCCGACTGCTCCGCCTTCTGCGTTATTCCCGCATTCATGATGTATCAGTGGCAGTTGCACGCCTTCGGTCGCCTCGGCATTGCCGTGGCATTCCTTTTCGCCGCCTGCGGCGCTCTGCGGCTTGCGCGGTTCAACGTTTCCACCGCTGTAACGCCCAAAAAATTCTTTATCGGCCTGCCCTCTCCCGCAGGGGGCTGTACTCTGGCCACCATGGTGTTCTTTGCACCATACCTGCCCGAAGGCTTTGCGCCCTACTTCCCCGCGTTTGCCCTCGGCACCACGTTCGTAGCCGCTTTCCTCATGGTCAGCCGCGTGCGCTACGCCTCCTTCAAGGAATACGGGTTCCTCAAGGCCCATCCATTCAGCTCGATGGTTTCTGCCATCCTCCTCTTCGTGCTCATTATCAGTGAGCCCAAGCTGCTGGGATTTTTGGTGATCGCCGGTTACATCATTTCCGGTCCGATTTACACCTTCCTCTTCCTATCCCGGCGCTCCTCCAAGCTACTAGGTGACCTATCCACAGGTCATAGCGAGTAG